Proteins encoded within one genomic window of Streptomyces sp. NBC_00523:
- a CDS encoding MFS transporter, translated as MNRDFRLLWTGSALSALGGTASSFAYTLLVLALTGSPSDAGLVGFAAALPHALCTLPAGLVVDRVDRRRLMMLCDIGRALALVTVLVGLALDVVPIWQLVLVAFVEGTLTVHADLAEQAALSNLVPEDDLAVAMSRFVARDRAAYLVGQPLGGVLFAIGRWVPFLFDLLSYLVSFGTLLGIRGSFQQDEPRRRQRWTAELREGAAWLWRRPFLRTTALLIAGSNIAFQALTLVVVVLLQGLGHSSVTIGLVLGCAGAGGTVGSLIASWVNERLRLAHVVMAVSWVWASLVVVLTLSTELVVLGPAIVVIAFVGPIWIVGVEVHRLRSTPDHLQGRVGSVFALVSFGPVPLGSLIAGFLLEERGAPTALVFLAVGLVLLAITATVAPSVREKERIEVQA; from the coding sequence ATGAACCGCGACTTCCGTTTGTTGTGGACCGGATCCGCTCTTTCGGCGTTGGGCGGTACGGCCTCGTCATTCGCGTACACCTTGCTTGTGCTGGCGCTGACCGGCTCCCCGAGCGACGCGGGCCTGGTCGGCTTCGCGGCAGCCCTCCCGCATGCGCTCTGCACGCTGCCTGCGGGGCTGGTCGTGGACCGGGTGGACCGACGCCGGCTGATGATGTTGTGCGACATCGGCCGGGCGCTCGCACTCGTCACCGTACTGGTCGGCCTGGCCCTCGACGTGGTGCCGATCTGGCAGCTCGTGCTGGTCGCCTTCGTCGAGGGCACGCTGACCGTACACGCGGACCTCGCTGAGCAGGCGGCGTTGAGCAACCTCGTCCCCGAGGATGACCTGGCCGTGGCGATGTCACGCTTCGTCGCCCGTGACCGTGCGGCCTACCTGGTGGGCCAGCCGCTCGGCGGCGTGCTCTTTGCCATCGGCAGGTGGGTGCCGTTCCTCTTCGATCTCCTCTCCTACCTGGTGTCGTTCGGGACTCTGCTGGGCATTCGCGGTTCGTTCCAGCAGGACGAGCCGCGGCGGCGCCAACGGTGGACGGCGGAGCTCCGTGAGGGCGCGGCGTGGCTGTGGCGTCGACCGTTCCTGCGCACCACGGCCCTGCTGATCGCGGGGAGCAACATCGCCTTCCAGGCCCTGACGCTGGTCGTTGTGGTCCTGCTTCAGGGGCTCGGCCACTCATCGGTCACGATCGGCCTCGTGCTCGGCTGCGCCGGGGCCGGTGGCACCGTGGGATCGCTCATCGCCTCGTGGGTGAACGAGCGCCTGCGGCTGGCGCATGTGGTGATGGCGGTCAGCTGGGTCTGGGCCTCCCTGGTCGTGGTGCTCACGCTGTCCACTGAGCTTGTCGTGCTCGGTCCCGCGATCGTGGTCATCGCGTTCGTCGGACCGATCTGGATCGTCGGGGTCGAAGTGCATCGGTTGCGCAGCACCCCGGACCACCTTCAGGGCCGGGTGGGCTCGGTGTTCGCACTCGTGTCGTTCGGCCCGGTGCCGCTCGGCTCACTGATCGCGGGCTTCCTCCTGGAGGAGCGCGGAGCGCCGACCGCGCTGGTCTTTCTGGCTGTCGGCCTGGTCCTTCTGGCGATCACCGCCACCGTGGCCCCGTCCGTACGAGAGAAGGAGCGGATCGAGGTGCAGGCATGA
- a CDS encoding ATP-grasp domain-containing protein, translated as MLLFRADTAHRHPRLVAAAGSLMETAMLDPADPVASARTLGLRGCTTFLDSELDTCDLLLAGLGLPGAASAERPWDKLVQRKAFGSVAGAVDAPGDLRAAVATLGLPGLLKPRRGVAGAGIGLLREQDDVDAEYASREQWARLTYERFIPNGSHPSGVPWLADYVSVDTVSVADARHHVAVVDKLPLHICQGITETGDVYPSRLQAADRARVLAATDRALAALGVRDRLTHTELRVTPQDVEVIEVNGRLGGEVHRLVRQLGGPDLAACALTVALGRAPEVAAGPGEGYRCTLYVPFPVRTGLVRSDVRTAELVGIPGVVSVDEIARQGDPRAAIEGLTCRLLLAADSAEGLDKIVSGAVSAVAALFAADDVSNGHWVTTMLSAIERGGSA; from the coding sequence GTGCTGCTCTTCCGCGCCGACACGGCGCACAGGCATCCGCGGCTTGTCGCGGCGGCGGGCAGCCTCATGGAGACCGCCATGCTCGACCCGGCCGACCCGGTCGCGTCCGCTCGCACGCTGGGGCTGCGGGGATGCACGACTTTCCTGGACAGCGAATTGGACACCTGCGACCTGCTGTTGGCGGGGCTCGGGCTGCCTGGGGCCGCTTCGGCCGAGAGGCCCTGGGACAAGCTGGTGCAACGCAAGGCGTTCGGCTCGGTCGCCGGGGCGGTCGACGCCCCGGGCGATCTACGCGCGGCGGTCGCCACACTGGGGTTGCCCGGCCTGCTGAAGCCCCGCCGGGGCGTGGCCGGCGCGGGCATCGGTCTGCTGCGCGAACAGGACGATGTGGACGCCGAATACGCCTCCCGGGAGCAGTGGGCGCGGCTGACCTATGAGAGATTCATCCCGAACGGATCGCATCCGTCCGGGGTGCCGTGGCTAGCGGACTATGTTTCCGTGGACACCGTGTCAGTCGCCGACGCGCGCCACCACGTCGCGGTTGTCGACAAGTTGCCGCTCCACATCTGCCAGGGCATCACGGAGACGGGCGACGTCTACCCGTCTCGACTGCAGGCCGCGGACCGGGCCCGTGTACTCGCTGCCACGGACCGGGCGCTGGCCGCACTCGGCGTCCGCGACCGGTTGACGCACACCGAGTTGCGGGTGACGCCGCAGGACGTCGAGGTCATCGAGGTAAACGGCCGGCTGGGCGGTGAAGTGCACCGGCTGGTGAGGCAGCTTGGCGGCCCGGACCTGGCGGCGTGCGCGCTCACGGTGGCGCTCGGCAGGGCTCCCGAGGTGGCGGCCGGGCCGGGAGAGGGCTACCGGTGCACGCTGTACGTGCCTTTCCCCGTCCGGACGGGCCTGGTCCGTTCGGACGTGCGGACAGCTGAACTGGTGGGGATCCCCGGTGTCGTCTCTGTGGACGAGATCGCACGGCAGGGTGACCCGAGGGCGGCCATCGAGGGGCTGACCTGCCGACTTCTCCTCGCGGCCGACTCGGCCGAGGGCCTGGACAAGATCGTGTCCGGGGCCGTCTCGGCAGTTGCGGCGCTGTTCGCCGCCGACGACGTGTCCAACGGCCACTGGGTCACCACGATGCTCTCGGCGATCGAACGGGGAGGGTCCGCATGA
- a CDS encoding phosphopantetheine-binding protein: MTTTGNPTETISRIWCEVLRLDRCGPDDDFFALGGNSLSAVQLIDRVEAALSITFPMSALFLDGRLSAVTEACLKDA, translated from the coding sequence ATGACTACGACCGGCAACCCCACGGAAACGATCAGCAGAATCTGGTGCGAGGTGCTGCGCCTGGACCGATGCGGGCCGGACGACGACTTCTTCGCGCTAGGTGGCAACTCGTTGAGCGCTGTGCAGCTGATCGACCGGGTCGAGGCGGCCCTGTCGATCACCTTCCCTATGAGCGCGCTGTTTCTCGACGGTCGGCTGTCCGCGGTGACCGAAGCATGCCTGAAGGACGCCTGA
- a CDS encoding GNAT family N-acetyltransferase, with protein MKLYVVDASRLPAAFLGTDWEIGAVALAPGKVHARRSDPRWEQGYVLATVGDTPVGFLSTHRSRVPDLPDPDYALKAADEHLLLGGRHDLVAGAVVARGCERGQAAEIRRQLVRAGVEHAAAHGLRAAALYVRDDQAEAFRAGFPSSAEVRPVSRMSVLDIDFDTQEGYLARLSGRKRSVVRRDWRDREAAGLRTEEVPALDAIPAAAPLVTRLKRRYGIPDHERLAAFRLTEWASGTEAEFVAFLTRDAEGGLIAAGFGCRHGDTLEMYEVGLDDSSEHRRLGWAETLFYAPLRHALRRGCRRIQLGLESEQAKIMRGAEASDVWHLITTQENSAEAQQ; from the coding sequence ATGAAGCTGTACGTAGTGGACGCGAGCCGTCTTCCCGCGGCGTTCCTCGGTACCGACTGGGAAATCGGTGCGGTGGCCCTGGCCCCCGGAAAGGTGCACGCCCGCCGCAGCGACCCGCGCTGGGAGCAGGGGTACGTGCTGGCGACGGTCGGGGACACCCCGGTGGGATTCCTGTCGACGCACCGCAGCAGGGTGCCTGACCTGCCCGATCCCGACTACGCCCTGAAAGCGGCGGACGAACATCTGCTGCTCGGGGGCCGGCACGACCTGGTCGCGGGTGCCGTCGTCGCGCGCGGCTGTGAGCGCGGGCAGGCAGCCGAAATCCGCCGACAGCTGGTGCGGGCGGGTGTCGAACACGCCGCGGCGCACGGGTTGAGGGCGGCGGCCCTGTATGTGCGCGACGATCAGGCAGAGGCGTTCCGGGCCGGATTCCCCTCCTCGGCCGAGGTTCGCCCGGTCTCGCGGATGTCGGTACTGGACATCGACTTCGATACGCAGGAGGGCTACCTGGCCCGTCTCTCCGGCCGCAAGAGGTCGGTCGTCCGCCGCGACTGGCGTGACCGCGAGGCTGCCGGTCTGCGCACCGAAGAAGTGCCAGCTCTCGACGCGATCCCCGCCGCCGCCCCCCTGGTGACCCGGCTCAAGCGCCGCTACGGCATACCCGACCACGAACGGCTAGCGGCGTTCCGCCTGACCGAGTGGGCCAGTGGCACCGAGGCCGAGTTCGTCGCGTTCCTCACTCGTGATGCCGAGGGCGGCCTGATCGCCGCCGGATTCGGCTGCCGCCACGGCGACACCCTGGAGATGTACGAGGTCGGCCTGGACGACTCGTCGGAGCACAGGCGCCTCGGATGGGCCGAGACGCTGTTCTACGCACCACTGCGCCACGCGCTCCGCAGAGGCTGCCGCCGAATTCAACTCGGCCTGGAATCGGAACAGGCCAAGATCATGCGGGGAGCCGAAGCCTCCGACGTCTGGCACCTGATCACCACTCAAGAGAACTCCGCGGAGGCACAACAATGA
- a CDS encoding amino acid adenylation domain-containing protein, translated as MNEQHARWIRNRMAIPKAPRDGALPLSSAQRQLWLVDQLRPGRTEYLVPTALRLRGPLDREAMEAALSDLVARHEVLRTRYVLSDGEPAQVVDEPSPVRLRLVECEESALRAEIDELTSRPVDLERDHPWRADLIRLAADDHVFLLAVHHIAFDGGSHEVLFGQLADSYAAYAEGSTPPHVELPVQYADFAQWQARRLGGATEGMARWKERLDGLGPLPLLTDHAHPAEWDDTGSSVEFDVPADLVAGVSKLGRGHGATPLMTVLTALHALLARITGHDDIAVGVPVNGRTRSELEGLVGCFATMLVIRADLSGDPDFATLLQQVRNTTVDCYADQDIPFEWLVRQLRPVRDPGRHPLFQVSLTIEGEDDGPQPFAGLTVEEVPVGWVAAKFDLTVTLRERADGGWTGDLTYPTAVFTRETVSRIAGFLVRLLRAVVADSAIPVGSLPLAEAEPDIAPLARSRPAAPEARVAELIAGVDDTRVAVRFEGQDHTYGQLNSRANRLAHFLLAQGIGRGDLVGVRLPRGYDLVVALLAVLRSGAAYLPLDPEQPEARTAFMVADAGARLVLEEIDDDLLQERADTPPAVPVRPHDSAYVIYTSGSTGRPKGVLVTHHNLSRLFTAAGQVVRLHQDDVWTLFHSCAFDFSVWELWGALVHGSTLVVVPAEICRSPHEFAQLLVAERVSVLSQTPSAFAGLVPMESSLRVIVFGGESLEPGLLRPWWRALGDRAPEMINMYGITETTVHVTARRMTPGDRPGRSPIGPALADLRLYVLDGARRPCPVGVPGEIYVGGEGVALGYLNRPELTPLRFLPDPFAEAEGARMYRSGDLARRLPDGDVEYLGRCDQQVKIRGHRVETGEIESALVAHPDVTGAVVTVAGDRLVAYAVTQAEPAVLRAHLKNVLPRYMMPSVVTPLARLPLTVNGKVDRSALPVPRMAQEAEFVAPRSTVEAAVASAYAEVLEVPRAGAHANFFGLGGDSIRAVRVVGLLRAAGIDVTVTDLYGNQTVAELAERAGGTITDEPLVAPFALLGPGERGLLPDGLVDAYPLSQTQAGMLYEFLNDDVRRYHNVTRYPVRDDGDFSEARLRTAASLAVARHEVLRTSLDVNTCAEPVQLVHPAADIDVRCTDLRSLSGADREKAVAGVLERERAEGFDLSAAPLLRLHAIRTGDRRWELCLVEFHLILDGWSHNSLVTELLRDYMTLQARGEPAETRVPAVRFADFVASERRSADPDGPDRQFWRDRLAEAEPAALPQTFRGEPDGTDYEVRVPLEPVERGLLELAGRAQAPLKSVLLAAHLRVLALVSGQTGFYAGLVSNGRPEVVGGDQVRGMFLNLIPVTCPPVTGSWREFVRAVFAEEIAVHPHRRYPMAALGADLGVGGSLLGIAFNYLNFHVLDDEIVDAEDIVDLSPNEFGLAVSTEPGSLVLTARPERVAPEYGRLLGRLFGQVLAAMASDPDGAVTDCLLPPADLRRALAAAQDTVVAPQERHLLAVIEDWVRRTPDAVAVEHNGVDVTYRALWDRTRRFARHLTASGVRPGAVVGISRCMDADLVAAILGVHMVGAAFLIVDPEQPSARTAPMLAHTDHVLSDGTELRDGPDAEVRLDLDAAAYLIYTSGSTGVPKAVIVGHRGVANMIGPHSEMLDIGPGARVAQLAPAVFDMALFEMFQALVHGATLCMFDPGDRVPGDPMRESLRRTRITHLVIVPSALATLQPAGLPDLRVVAVAGEECPEALADEWAGLVKMLNLYGPTEYTIMATGVPLLPGGGKPSIGRGITNTRCHVLDRRLQPVPVGVPGELCLAGPGVAHGYLGQPLATAAAFVPDPFGPAGSRMYRTGDRAVRRSDGEIEYLGRLDRQVKVRGHRVELGEIEAVLHRHPDVRQAVAAVHDQSLVAYVVGKDNDLTGFLRERLPDYMVPSHVVTLPELPRSVSGKLDRAALPRPLAGRAVGDAPSTAAEHRIARVWREALGLPDIGVDEEFHHLGGHSLTAVRIAGKLGVSVRDVRSHTTIRALATVLEGRRNSTGGVFPDQALVWFRKEGTKVPLLCVHPGGGSAHWYRNLTARLPDDQPVAAFQYPGSGGVTDLAARYLAEFHAVHPDSGARVLGWCGGAPIAWEMAAMLHRAGRDVELTLLDPIADGSDASAELIAFRRCEELLEAGDQRAAAALADLVEQELPSPEELDTASWLAHVRGWRSLLEAVFGYRYRAPDWPVNLVLGDESAEGDHTVVQGLTPDRYRGSWTELCGGRLNVHRMAGDHLGVLEPEHVGVLAAILDGPRR; from the coding sequence ATGAACGAGCAGCACGCGCGGTGGATACGCAACCGAATGGCGATACCCAAGGCTCCACGGGACGGAGCCTTGCCGTTGTCGTCGGCGCAGCGGCAGCTGTGGCTGGTCGACCAGCTGCGGCCGGGCCGGACGGAGTACCTGGTGCCCACCGCGCTCCGCCTGCGCGGCCCGCTCGACCGGGAGGCGATGGAGGCGGCTCTCTCCGATCTGGTGGCGCGGCACGAGGTGCTTCGTACCCGCTATGTCCTGAGCGACGGAGAGCCCGCGCAGGTGGTCGACGAACCGTCACCGGTCCGCCTTCGGCTCGTCGAGTGCGAGGAGTCCGCTCTGCGCGCGGAGATCGACGAACTGACCTCGCGCCCGGTCGACCTGGAACGAGACCACCCGTGGCGTGCCGACCTGATCCGGCTCGCGGCCGACGACCATGTTTTCCTCCTCGCCGTCCACCACATCGCCTTCGACGGCGGCTCGCACGAAGTCTTGTTCGGGCAACTCGCCGATTCCTACGCGGCGTACGCCGAAGGCAGCACCCCGCCCCATGTGGAGCTTCCGGTGCAGTACGCCGACTTCGCGCAGTGGCAGGCCCGTCGGCTCGGCGGGGCGACCGAGGGAATGGCGCGCTGGAAGGAACGGCTCGACGGGCTGGGCCCGCTGCCGCTGTTGACCGACCACGCCCATCCGGCCGAGTGGGACGACACCGGCTCCAGCGTCGAGTTCGACGTACCGGCGGACCTGGTGGCGGGGGTTTCCAAGCTGGGCCGCGGCCACGGGGCCACACCCCTGATGACAGTGCTGACCGCACTGCACGCGCTTCTCGCCAGGATCACCGGTCATGACGACATCGCGGTCGGCGTGCCGGTCAACGGCCGGACACGTAGCGAACTCGAGGGCCTTGTCGGCTGCTTTGCCACGATGCTCGTCATACGGGCCGACCTTTCCGGCGACCCAGACTTCGCCACGCTGCTTCAGCAGGTGCGCAACACGACCGTCGACTGTTACGCGGACCAGGACATTCCGTTCGAGTGGCTGGTGCGCCAGTTGCGTCCGGTCCGTGACCCCGGGCGGCACCCCCTGTTCCAGGTCAGCCTGACCATCGAAGGCGAGGACGACGGGCCACAGCCCTTCGCCGGTCTGACGGTCGAGGAAGTACCGGTCGGCTGGGTCGCCGCGAAGTTCGACCTCACGGTCACGCTGCGGGAACGGGCGGACGGAGGCTGGACGGGCGACCTCACCTACCCGACCGCCGTGTTCACCCGCGAAACCGTGAGCCGCATCGCTGGGTTCCTCGTGCGTCTTCTGCGGGCGGTCGTGGCCGACAGCGCCATCCCCGTGGGGAGTCTCCCACTGGCCGAAGCGGAACCGGACATCGCGCCGCTCGCCCGTAGTCGGCCTGCCGCTCCCGAGGCTCGGGTCGCGGAGCTCATCGCCGGTGTGGACGACACGCGTGTGGCCGTGCGATTCGAGGGGCAGGACCACACCTACGGCCAACTGAACTCCCGCGCCAACCGGCTGGCGCATTTCTTGCTGGCGCAGGGCATCGGCCGCGGGGACCTCGTGGGCGTCCGCCTGCCACGCGGCTACGACCTCGTGGTGGCACTTTTGGCCGTACTCCGCTCAGGGGCGGCATACCTGCCGCTCGATCCGGAGCAGCCGGAGGCACGCACCGCGTTCATGGTGGCCGACGCCGGGGCGCGGCTGGTGCTCGAAGAGATCGATGACGACCTGCTTCAGGAACGAGCGGACACCCCACCCGCCGTGCCCGTACGACCACATGATTCGGCGTACGTGATCTACACCTCGGGATCGACCGGCAGGCCGAAGGGCGTGCTGGTCACCCACCACAACCTGAGTCGGCTGTTCACGGCTGCCGGGCAGGTGGTGCGGCTGCACCAGGACGATGTCTGGACCCTGTTCCACTCCTGCGCCTTCGACTTCTCGGTCTGGGAGCTGTGGGGTGCGCTGGTGCACGGCAGCACACTGGTCGTGGTGCCGGCCGAAATCTGCCGTTCGCCCCATGAGTTCGCACAGCTGCTCGTCGCCGAACGCGTCAGCGTACTCAGTCAGACGCCCTCCGCCTTCGCCGGACTGGTCCCGATGGAGTCCAGCCTGCGGGTCATCGTGTTCGGTGGAGAGAGCCTGGAGCCCGGCCTCCTCCGTCCTTGGTGGCGGGCACTGGGCGATCGCGCCCCCGAGATGATCAACATGTACGGCATCACCGAGACGACGGTTCACGTCACCGCGAGGCGGATGACCCCGGGGGACCGGCCGGGACGCAGCCCGATCGGCCCGGCCCTCGCCGACCTGCGCCTGTACGTCCTGGACGGTGCTCGGCGCCCCTGCCCGGTCGGTGTGCCGGGTGAGATCTACGTGGGTGGGGAGGGCGTGGCCCTCGGCTACCTGAACCGTCCCGAGCTCACGCCCCTGCGCTTCCTGCCCGACCCGTTCGCGGAGGCCGAGGGCGCACGGATGTACCGCAGCGGAGACCTCGCGCGCCGCCTGCCGGACGGCGACGTGGAGTACCTCGGCCGGTGCGACCAGCAGGTGAAGATCCGCGGACACCGTGTCGAGACGGGCGAGATCGAGAGCGCGCTGGTGGCGCACCCGGACGTCACGGGCGCAGTGGTCACAGTGGCGGGAGACAGGCTCGTCGCCTACGCCGTCACGCAGGCCGAGCCGGCCGTACTGCGGGCCCACCTCAAGAACGTGCTACCCCGGTACATGATGCCGAGCGTCGTCACGCCGTTGGCCCGGCTTCCTCTCACGGTGAACGGCAAGGTCGACCGCAGCGCCCTGCCGGTCCCGCGCATGGCGCAGGAGGCGGAGTTCGTCGCGCCGCGCTCCACGGTGGAGGCGGCCGTCGCCTCGGCGTACGCGGAAGTGCTGGAGGTTCCCCGAGCGGGGGCGCACGCCAACTTCTTCGGGCTCGGTGGAGACTCGATCAGGGCGGTGCGCGTGGTCGGCCTGCTGCGTGCGGCCGGCATCGACGTCACCGTCACCGATCTGTACGGCAACCAGACCGTGGCTGAACTCGCGGAGAGGGCCGGCGGCACGATCACCGACGAGCCCCTCGTCGCGCCGTTCGCGCTGCTCGGTCCGGGGGAGCGGGGGCTGCTGCCCGACGGACTGGTCGACGCCTACCCCCTGTCCCAGACCCAGGCGGGCATGCTGTACGAGTTCCTCAACGACGACGTGCGCCGCTACCACAACGTGACCCGGTACCCGGTCCGCGACGATGGAGATTTCTCCGAGGCCCGACTGCGTACGGCGGCTTCCCTCGCCGTGGCCCGCCACGAGGTCCTGCGCACGTCGCTCGACGTGAACACCTGCGCCGAGCCCGTCCAGTTGGTGCATCCGGCCGCCGACATCGACGTGCGCTGCACGGACCTGCGCTCGTTGTCCGGTGCCGACCGGGAGAAGGCGGTGGCCGGCGTTCTGGAGAGGGAGCGGGCCGAGGGCTTCGACCTGTCGGCGGCCCCGCTGCTGCGGCTGCACGCGATTCGAACGGGCGACCGGCGCTGGGAGCTGTGCCTGGTGGAGTTCCATCTCATCCTGGACGGCTGGAGCCACAATTCGCTCGTGACGGAGCTCCTTCGGGACTACATGACCCTTCAGGCCAGGGGCGAGCCGGCGGAGACGCGGGTCCCGGCGGTCCGTTTCGCCGACTTCGTGGCTTCCGAACGACGCAGCGCCGATCCGGACGGCCCGGACCGCCAGTTCTGGCGGGACCGGCTCGCCGAGGCGGAGCCGGCTGCCCTGCCGCAGACCTTCCGGGGTGAACCGGACGGGACGGACTACGAGGTACGCGTGCCGCTCGAACCGGTGGAACGCGGGCTCCTCGAACTGGCCGGGCGCGCCCAGGCACCGCTCAAGTCCGTGCTGCTCGCTGCCCACCTGCGGGTACTCGCCCTGGTATCGGGCCAGACCGGCTTCTATGCGGGCCTGGTATCGAACGGCAGGCCGGAAGTCGTCGGCGGTGACCAGGTGCGTGGCATGTTCCTCAACCTGATCCCGGTGACCTGCCCACCGGTGACCGGCTCCTGGCGGGAGTTCGTGCGTGCGGTCTTCGCCGAGGAGATCGCGGTGCATCCGCATCGCCGGTACCCGATGGCGGCGCTCGGGGCGGACCTCGGGGTGGGCGGGAGCCTGCTCGGCATCGCGTTCAACTACCTGAACTTCCATGTGCTGGACGACGAGATCGTCGACGCCGAGGACATCGTGGACCTGAGCCCGAACGAGTTCGGCCTCGCGGTCTCGACCGAGCCGGGCAGCCTGGTGCTGACCGCTCGTCCCGAACGTGTCGCGCCCGAGTACGGACGGCTGCTGGGGCGCCTCTTCGGGCAGGTGCTCGCAGCGATGGCGTCCGATCCGGACGGCGCGGTTACGGACTGCCTGCTGCCACCCGCTGACCTGCGCCGAGCCCTGGCCGCAGCGCAGGACACGGTCGTCGCGCCCCAGGAACGCCATCTCCTCGCGGTGATCGAGGACTGGGTGCGGCGTACGCCGGACGCGGTCGCCGTCGAGCACAACGGCGTGGACGTCACTTACCGCGCGCTGTGGGACCGGACGCGGCGGTTCGCCCGTCACCTGACAGCGTCCGGCGTCCGGCCTGGCGCCGTCGTCGGCATCAGCAGGTGTATGGATGCGGACCTGGTGGCGGCGATCCTCGGCGTGCACATGGTGGGCGCCGCCTTCCTGATCGTTGACCCGGAGCAGCCATCCGCCCGGACGGCGCCCATGCTGGCGCATACCGATCACGTTCTCTCTGACGGTACGGAACTGCGCGACGGCCCGGACGCCGAGGTCCGGCTGGATCTGGATGCCGCCGCCTACCTGATCTACACCTCGGGCTCCACCGGTGTACCGAAAGCGGTCATCGTCGGGCACCGCGGTGTCGCCAACATGATCGGCCCGCACTCCGAGATGCTGGACATCGGCCCCGGCGCCAGGGTCGCCCAGCTCGCACCAGCTGTGTTCGACATGGCCCTGTTCGAAATGTTCCAGGCCCTCGTCCACGGAGCCACCCTCTGCATGTTCGACCCCGGTGACCGGGTGCCCGGGGACCCCATGAGGGAGAGCCTGCGGCGTACACGGATCACGCACCTCGTGATCGTCCCGTCCGCTCTCGCCACGCTCCAGCCGGCCGGCTTGCCCGACCTGCGGGTGGTCGCCGTAGCGGGCGAAGAGTGTCCTGAGGCCCTTGCCGACGAGTGGGCCGGTCTCGTGAAGATGCTCAACCTGTACGGACCGACCGAGTACACGATCATGGCGACGGGCGTGCCGCTGCTCCCCGGGGGAGGCAAACCGAGTATTGGGAGGGGCATCACCAACACGCGGTGCCATGTGCTGGACCGCCGTCTCCAGCCGGTGCCGGTCGGGGTGCCTGGTGAGCTGTGCCTCGCCGGTCCCGGCGTGGCCCATGGCTACCTCGGACAGCCCCTGGCCACGGCTGCGGCGTTCGTGCCCGACCCCTTCGGCCCGGCTGGCAGCCGGATGTACCGCACCGGCGACCGGGCGGTCCGCCGGAGTGATGGCGAGATCGAGTACCTGGGCCGGCTCGACCGCCAGGTCAAGGTGCGAGGTCACCGGGTGGAACTGGGCGAGATCGAAGCCGTACTGCACCGGCATCCCGACGTCAGGCAGGCCGTCGCCGCCGTCCACGACCAGAGCCTGGTCGCGTACGTGGTGGGGAAGGACAACGACCTCACCGGGTTCCTGCGCGAAAGGCTGCCCGACTACATGGTTCCCAGCCATGTCGTCACGCTGCCCGAACTGCCGCGCTCCGTGAGCGGCAAGCTGGACCGTGCCGCTCTGCCCCGGCCGCTGGCTGGCCGCGCCGTGGGCGATGCGCCGTCCACGGCGGCGGAGCACCGGATCGCACGGGTGTGGAGGGAGGCCTTGGGGCTCCCGGACATCGGCGTCGACGAGGAGTTCCACCACCTCGGGGGCCACTCACTGACCGCCGTTCGGATCGCGGGCAAGCTGGGGGTGTCCGTACGTGACGTGCGTAGCCACACCACGATCCGCGCTCTGGCCACCGTGCTGGAGGGCCGCCGGAACTCGACCGGCGGCGTGTTCCCGGACCAGGCGTTGGTGTGGTTTCGCAAGGAGGGCACGAAGGTCCCGCTGCTCTGCGTGCACCCCGGAGGGGGCAGCGCGCACTGGTACCGGAATCTGACAGCCCGACTGCCCGACGACCAGCCGGTCGCCGCGTTCCAGTACCCCGGCTCGGGAGGCGTGACGGACCTGGCCGCCCGCTACCTCGCGGAGTTCCACGCGGTGCACCCCGATTCCGGAGCCCGCGTCCTGGGCTGGTGCGGCGGCGCGCCGATCGCCTGGGAGATGGCCGCGATGCTGCACCGCGCCGGCAGGGACGTCGAACTGACGCTGCTGGACCCGATCGCGGATGGTTCCGACGCGTCCGCCGAGCTGATCGCCTTCCGCCGCTGCGAGGAGCTGCTGGAGGCCGGGGATCAGCGCGCGGCCGCCGCACTCGCGGACCTGGTGGAACAGGAACTGCCGTCGCCGGAGGAACTGGACACGGCGAGCTGGCTCGCACATGTGCGGGGCTGGCGGAGCCTGCTTGAGGCAGTCTTCGGCTACCGGTACCGGGCGCCGGACTGGCCGGTCAACCTGGTGCTGGGCGACGAGTCGGCGGAAGGCGACCACACCGTCGTCCAGGGGCTCACCCCTGACCGGTATCGCGGGTCCTGGACGGAGTTGTGCGGCGGCCGGCTGAACGTGCACCGAATGGCCGGGGACCACCTCGGCGTTCTGGAACCCGAGCACGTCGGTGTGCTGGCTGCGATCCTGGACGGCCCTCGCCGATGA